A genomic stretch from Halichoerus grypus chromosome 7, mHalGry1.hap1.1, whole genome shotgun sequence includes:
- the CRTC2 gene encoding CREB-regulated transcription coactivator 2 isoform X2: MATAGANGPGSATAAASNPRKFSEKIALQKQRQAEETAAFEEVMMDIGSTRLQAQKLRLAYTRSSHYGGSLPNVNQISCGLAEFQGPLHSPLDSSRGTRHHGLVERVQRDPRRMVSPLRRYPRHVDSSPYSPAYLSPPPESGWRRTMPWGNFPAEKGQLFRLPSALNRTSSDSALHTSVMNPSPQDTYPGPAPPSILPSRRGGFLDGEVDSKVPAVEENLLDDKHLLKPWDAKKLSSSSSRPRSCEVPGINIFPSPDQPASVPVLPPAMNTGGSLPDLTNLHFPPPLPTPLDPEETAYPSLSGGNSTSNLTHTMTHLGISGGLGLGPGSGYDAPGLHSPLSHPSLQSSLSNPNLQASLSSPQPPLQGSHSHPSLPASSLARHALPTASLGHPSLSAPALSSSTSSSSASSPVLGAPPYPASTPGTSPRHRRVPLSPLSLPAGPADARRSQQQLPKQFSPTMSPTLSSITQGVPLDTSKLSTDQRLPPYPYGPPGLVLPSQPPTPKPLQQPGLSSQACSMQPSGGQPPGRPPHYGTLYPPGSSGHGQQSYHRPMSDFGLGNLSPHSVLSDARCSDLFSSWRAHALSQQLEQFSMESPSTSLALDPPGFSEGPGFLGGEGPVSSLQDPHALNHQNVTHCSRHAAGPNIILPGESSPGFSKEIAAALAGVPGFEVSAAGLGLGLGLEEDLRMEPLGLEGLHMLSDPCALLPDPAVEDSFRSDRLQ; the protein is encoded by the exons ATGGCGACGGCGGGCGCGAACGGGCCCGGCTCGGCCACGGCCGCAGCTTCCAATCCGCGCAAGTTTAGCGAGAAGATCGCGCTGCAGAAGCAGCGTCAGGCCGAAGAGACGGCGGCCTTCGAGGAGGTGATGATGGACATCGGCTCCACCCGG TTACAGGCCCAAAAGTTGCGACTGGCCTACACGAGGAGCTCCCATTATGGCGGTTCTCTGCCCAACGTTAACCAGATCAGCTGTGGCCTGGCTGAGTTCCAG GGCCCCCTCCACTCGCCTCTGGACTCATCTCGGGGCACGCGGCACCACGGGCTGGTGGAACGGGTGCAGCGAGACCCCCGCAGGATGGTGTCCCCGCTCCGCCGTTACCCCCGC CACGTCGACAGCTCTCCCTATAGTCCTGCCTACTTGTCTCCTCCCCCGGAGTCCGGCTGGCGGAG GACGATGCCCTGGGGCAATTTCCCTGCAGAGAAGGGACAGTTGTTTCGACTGCCATCTGCACTGAACAG GACAAGTTCTGATTCTGCCCTTCACACCAGTGTGATGAACCCCAGCCCCCAGGACACTTAtccaggccctgcccctcccagcatCCTGCCCAGCCGCCGTGGAG GTTTTCTGGATGGTGAAGTGGACTCCAAAG TCCCTGCTGTTGAGGAGAACTTGCTAGATGACAAGCATTTGCTGAAGCCATGGGATGCTAAGAAG cTGTCCTCATCCTCCTCTCGACCTCGGTCCTGTGAAGTCCCTGGAATTAA CATCTTCCCGTCTCCTGACCAGCCTGCCAGTGTGCCCGTCCTCCCACCTGCCATGAACACAGGCGGCTCCCTACCTGACCTCACCAACCTGCACTTTCCCCCGCCACTGCCCACTCCCCTGGACCCTGAGGAGACAGCCTACCCCAGCCTGAGTGGGGGCAACAGTACCTCCAATCTGACCCACACCATGACCCACCTCGGCATCAGtgggggcctgggcctgggcccggGCTCGGGCTATGATGCGCCAG GACTTCACTCCCCTCTCAGCCATCCATCCCTGCAGTCCTCCCTGAGCAACCCCAACCTCCAGGCCTCCCtgagcagcccccagcccccgctcCAGGGCTCCCACAgccacccctccctgcctgcgTCCTCCCTGGCCCGCCACGCACTGCCCACCGCCTCCCTGGGCCACCCCTCGCTCAGTGCCCCGGCCCTCTCCTCCTCCACGTCTTCCTCCTCCGCTTCATCTCCCGTGCTGGGCGCCCCCCCTTACCCAGCTTCTACCCCCGGAACCTCCCCCCGCCACCGCCGTGTGCCCCTCAGCCCCCTGAGTTTGCCCGCGGGCCCAGCTGACGCCAGAAGGTCCCAACAGCAGCTGCCCAAACAGTTTTCGCCAACAATGTCACCCACCTTGTCCTCCATCACTCAG GGTGTCCCCCTGGATACCAGCAAACTGTCCACGGACCAGCGGCTGCCTCCGTACCCATATGGCCCCCCAGGTTTGGTTCTGCCCAGCCAGCCGCCCACCCCAAAGCCTCTACAGCAGCCGGGGCTGTCCTCTCAGGCCTGTTCTATGCAGCCGTCAGGTGGGCAGCCCCCGGGCCGGCCACCGCACTATGGGACACTGTACCCACCCGGCTCCAGTGGGCACGGGCAGCAATCTTACCACCGGCCCATGAGCGACTTCGGCCTGGGGAAC CTGTCTCCGCACAGCGTGCTCTCTGATGCCCGCTGCTCTGACTTGTTCTCTTCCTGGCGTGCACACGCTCTGTCCCAGCAG CTGGAGCAGTTCAGCATGGAGAGCCCATCAACCAGCCTGGCGCTGGATCCCCCTGGCTTTTCTGAAGGGCCTGGATTTTTAGGGGGTGAGGGGCCAGTGAGTAGCCTCCAGGACCCCCATGCCCTCAACCACCAGAACGTGACCCACTGTTCCCGCCATGCTGCAGGGCCCAACATCATTCTCCCAG GAGAGTCCTCCCCAGGTTTCTCTAAGGAGATTGCGGCGGCCCTGGCCGGAGTTCCTGGCTTTGAGGTGTCagcagctgggctggggctggggctcggGCTGGAGGAGGACCTGCGCATGGAGCCACTGGGCCTGGAAGGGCTCCACATGCTGAGCGACCCCTGTGCCCTGCTGCCCGATCCTGCTGTGGAGGACTCATTCCGCAGTGACCGGCTGCAGTGA
- the CRTC2 gene encoding CREB-regulated transcription coactivator 2 isoform X8 — protein sequence MAVLCPTLTRSAVAWLSSRTSSDSALHTSVMNPSPQDTYPGPAPPSILPSRRGGFLDGEVDSKVFLFQVPAVEENLLDDKHLLKPWDAKKLSSSSSRPRSCEVPGINIFPSPDQPASVPVLPPAMNTGGSLPDLTNLHFPPPLPTPLDPEETAYPSLSGGNSTSNLTHTMTHLGISGGLGLGPGSGYDAPGLHSPLSHPSLQSSLSNPNLQASLSSPQPPLQGSHSHPSLPASSLARHALPTASLGHPSLSAPALSSSTSSSSASSPVLGAPPYPASTPGTSPRHRRVPLSPLSLPAGPADARRSQQQLPKQFSPTMSPTLSSITQGVPLDTSKLSTDQRLPPYPYGPPGLVLPSQPPTPKPLQQPGLSSQACSMQPSGGQPPGRPPHYGTLYPPGSSGHGQQSYHRPMSDFGLGNLSPHSVLSDARCSDLFSSWRAHALSQQLEQFSMESPSTSLALDPPGFSEGPGFLGGEGPVSSLQDPHALNHQNVTHCSRHAAGPNIILPGESSPGFSKEIAAALAGVPGFEVSAAGLGLGLGLEEDLRMEPLGLEGLHMLSDPCALLPDPAVEDSFRSDRLQ from the exons ATGGCGGTTCTCTGCCCAACGTTAACCAGATCAGCTGTGGCCTGGCTGAGTTCCAG GACAAGTTCTGATTCTGCCCTTCACACCAGTGTGATGAACCCCAGCCCCCAGGACACTTAtccaggccctgcccctcccagcatCCTGCCCAGCCGCCGTGGAG GTTTTCTGGATGGTGAAGTGGACTCCAAAG TCTTTCTTTTTCAAGTCCCTGCTGTTGAGGAGAACTTGCTAGATGACAAGCATTTGCTGAAGCCATGGGATGCTAAGAAG cTGTCCTCATCCTCCTCTCGACCTCGGTCCTGTGAAGTCCCTGGAATTAA CATCTTCCCGTCTCCTGACCAGCCTGCCAGTGTGCCCGTCCTCCCACCTGCCATGAACACAGGCGGCTCCCTACCTGACCTCACCAACCTGCACTTTCCCCCGCCACTGCCCACTCCCCTGGACCCTGAGGAGACAGCCTACCCCAGCCTGAGTGGGGGCAACAGTACCTCCAATCTGACCCACACCATGACCCACCTCGGCATCAGtgggggcctgggcctgggcccggGCTCGGGCTATGATGCGCCAG GACTTCACTCCCCTCTCAGCCATCCATCCCTGCAGTCCTCCCTGAGCAACCCCAACCTCCAGGCCTCCCtgagcagcccccagcccccgctcCAGGGCTCCCACAgccacccctccctgcctgcgTCCTCCCTGGCCCGCCACGCACTGCCCACCGCCTCCCTGGGCCACCCCTCGCTCAGTGCCCCGGCCCTCTCCTCCTCCACGTCTTCCTCCTCCGCTTCATCTCCCGTGCTGGGCGCCCCCCCTTACCCAGCTTCTACCCCCGGAACCTCCCCCCGCCACCGCCGTGTGCCCCTCAGCCCCCTGAGTTTGCCCGCGGGCCCAGCTGACGCCAGAAGGTCCCAACAGCAGCTGCCCAAACAGTTTTCGCCAACAATGTCACCCACCTTGTCCTCCATCACTCAG GGTGTCCCCCTGGATACCAGCAAACTGTCCACGGACCAGCGGCTGCCTCCGTACCCATATGGCCCCCCAGGTTTGGTTCTGCCCAGCCAGCCGCCCACCCCAAAGCCTCTACAGCAGCCGGGGCTGTCCTCTCAGGCCTGTTCTATGCAGCCGTCAGGTGGGCAGCCCCCGGGCCGGCCACCGCACTATGGGACACTGTACCCACCCGGCTCCAGTGGGCACGGGCAGCAATCTTACCACCGGCCCATGAGCGACTTCGGCCTGGGGAAC CTGTCTCCGCACAGCGTGCTCTCTGATGCCCGCTGCTCTGACTTGTTCTCTTCCTGGCGTGCACACGCTCTGTCCCAGCAG CTGGAGCAGTTCAGCATGGAGAGCCCATCAACCAGCCTGGCGCTGGATCCCCCTGGCTTTTCTGAAGGGCCTGGATTTTTAGGGGGTGAGGGGCCAGTGAGTAGCCTCCAGGACCCCCATGCCCTCAACCACCAGAACGTGACCCACTGTTCCCGCCATGCTGCAGGGCCCAACATCATTCTCCCAG GAGAGTCCTCCCCAGGTTTCTCTAAGGAGATTGCGGCGGCCCTGGCCGGAGTTCCTGGCTTTGAGGTGTCagcagctgggctggggctggggctcggGCTGGAGGAGGACCTGCGCATGGAGCCACTGGGCCTGGAAGGGCTCCACATGCTGAGCGACCCCTGTGCCCTGCTGCCCGATCCTGCTGTGGAGGACTCATTCCGCAGTGACCGGCTGCAGTGA
- the CRTC2 gene encoding CREB-regulated transcription coactivator 2 isoform X6 has product MKLQAQKLRLAYTRSSHYGGSLPNVNQISCGLAEFQGPLHSPLDSSRGTRHHGLVERVQRDPRRMVSPLRRYPRHVDSSPYSPAYLSPPPESGWRRTMPWGNFPAEKGQLFRLPSALNRTSSDSALHTSVMNPSPQDTYPGPAPPSILPSRRGGFLDGEVDSKVFLFQVPAVEENLLDDKHLLKPWDAKKLSSSSSRPRSCEVPGINIFPSPDQPASVPVLPPAMNTGGSLPDLTNLHFPPPLPTPLDPEETAYPSLSGGNSTSNLTHTMTHLGISGGLGLGPGSGYDAPGLHSPLSHPSLQSSLSNPNLQASLSSPQPPLQGSHSHPSLPASSLARHALPTASLGHPSLSAPALSSSTSSSSASSPVLGAPPYPASTPGTSPRHRRVPLSPLSLPAGPADARRSQQQLPKQFSPTMSPTLSSITQGVPLDTSKLSTDQRLPPYPYGPPGLVLPSQPPTPKPLQQPGLSSQACSMQPSGGQPPGRPPHYGTLYPPGSSGHGQQSYHRPMSDFGLGNLSPHSVLSDARCSDLFSSWRAHALSQQLEQFSMESPSTSLALDPPGFSEGPGFLGGEGPVSSLQDPHALNHQNVTHCSRHAAGPNIILPGESSPGFSKEIAAALAGVPGFEVSAAGLGLGLGLEEDLRMEPLGLEGLHMLSDPCALLPDPAVEDSFRSDRLQ; this is encoded by the exons ATGAAG TTACAGGCCCAAAAGTTGCGACTGGCCTACACGAGGAGCTCCCATTATGGCGGTTCTCTGCCCAACGTTAACCAGATCAGCTGTGGCCTGGCTGAGTTCCAG GGCCCCCTCCACTCGCCTCTGGACTCATCTCGGGGCACGCGGCACCACGGGCTGGTGGAACGGGTGCAGCGAGACCCCCGCAGGATGGTGTCCCCGCTCCGCCGTTACCCCCGC CACGTCGACAGCTCTCCCTATAGTCCTGCCTACTTGTCTCCTCCCCCGGAGTCCGGCTGGCGGAG GACGATGCCCTGGGGCAATTTCCCTGCAGAGAAGGGACAGTTGTTTCGACTGCCATCTGCACTGAACAG GACAAGTTCTGATTCTGCCCTTCACACCAGTGTGATGAACCCCAGCCCCCAGGACACTTAtccaggccctgcccctcccagcatCCTGCCCAGCCGCCGTGGAG GTTTTCTGGATGGTGAAGTGGACTCCAAAG TCTTTCTTTTTCAAGTCCCTGCTGTTGAGGAGAACTTGCTAGATGACAAGCATTTGCTGAAGCCATGGGATGCTAAGAAG cTGTCCTCATCCTCCTCTCGACCTCGGTCCTGTGAAGTCCCTGGAATTAA CATCTTCCCGTCTCCTGACCAGCCTGCCAGTGTGCCCGTCCTCCCACCTGCCATGAACACAGGCGGCTCCCTACCTGACCTCACCAACCTGCACTTTCCCCCGCCACTGCCCACTCCCCTGGACCCTGAGGAGACAGCCTACCCCAGCCTGAGTGGGGGCAACAGTACCTCCAATCTGACCCACACCATGACCCACCTCGGCATCAGtgggggcctgggcctgggcccggGCTCGGGCTATGATGCGCCAG GACTTCACTCCCCTCTCAGCCATCCATCCCTGCAGTCCTCCCTGAGCAACCCCAACCTCCAGGCCTCCCtgagcagcccccagcccccgctcCAGGGCTCCCACAgccacccctccctgcctgcgTCCTCCCTGGCCCGCCACGCACTGCCCACCGCCTCCCTGGGCCACCCCTCGCTCAGTGCCCCGGCCCTCTCCTCCTCCACGTCTTCCTCCTCCGCTTCATCTCCCGTGCTGGGCGCCCCCCCTTACCCAGCTTCTACCCCCGGAACCTCCCCCCGCCACCGCCGTGTGCCCCTCAGCCCCCTGAGTTTGCCCGCGGGCCCAGCTGACGCCAGAAGGTCCCAACAGCAGCTGCCCAAACAGTTTTCGCCAACAATGTCACCCACCTTGTCCTCCATCACTCAG GGTGTCCCCCTGGATACCAGCAAACTGTCCACGGACCAGCGGCTGCCTCCGTACCCATATGGCCCCCCAGGTTTGGTTCTGCCCAGCCAGCCGCCCACCCCAAAGCCTCTACAGCAGCCGGGGCTGTCCTCTCAGGCCTGTTCTATGCAGCCGTCAGGTGGGCAGCCCCCGGGCCGGCCACCGCACTATGGGACACTGTACCCACCCGGCTCCAGTGGGCACGGGCAGCAATCTTACCACCGGCCCATGAGCGACTTCGGCCTGGGGAAC CTGTCTCCGCACAGCGTGCTCTCTGATGCCCGCTGCTCTGACTTGTTCTCTTCCTGGCGTGCACACGCTCTGTCCCAGCAG CTGGAGCAGTTCAGCATGGAGAGCCCATCAACCAGCCTGGCGCTGGATCCCCCTGGCTTTTCTGAAGGGCCTGGATTTTTAGGGGGTGAGGGGCCAGTGAGTAGCCTCCAGGACCCCCATGCCCTCAACCACCAGAACGTGACCCACTGTTCCCGCCATGCTGCAGGGCCCAACATCATTCTCCCAG GAGAGTCCTCCCCAGGTTTCTCTAAGGAGATTGCGGCGGCCCTGGCCGGAGTTCCTGGCTTTGAGGTGTCagcagctgggctggggctggggctcggGCTGGAGGAGGACCTGCGCATGGAGCCACTGGGCCTGGAAGGGCTCCACATGCTGAGCGACCCCTGTGCCCTGCTGCCCGATCCTGCTGTGGAGGACTCATTCCGCAGTGACCGGCTGCAGTGA